The sequence GGAAAGCATCATCCAGACGCTGGGGCAGCGCCTGGGCCTGGCCCTCAGCTTCAGGCAGGGGGTGCTGATCCTGCTCGACGAGCAGGAGCGGCAGTGGTGGATCGAGGACGACGAGGCGAGCGGGCGGCTGCTGATCCATACCGCCATCGAGCGCCACGACGAGGACGACGAGGCGGCCGGCGATCCGGCGGCCGGCGAGCGGCTCGCCCACTGGCTGGCGCTCAACGCGCGGCCGGCGCTGCTGCAGGGCGCCTGGATCGGGCTCGACCGCGCCACCGCCACGCTGCGGCTGTATGCCGCGCTGGCCGAGCCGTACGTCGACGCCGCCCGGCTCGACGCGCGGCTGCGCGAACTCGGCCGGCTGCGGCGCGAGCTGCCGTTGCCGCCGCCGCGCACGCGCTTCAGGCCGCAGCTGGTGTTCCCCGAACTGCTGCCGGAATTCCGGCCGGCCTGACGCCGCGCCGGCCGGCTTCAGCCGGGACCGCTGTGGGCGCGCAGGAATTCGAACAGCCGCGGGAAGATGTCCGTCGCCACGTTCTGGCCCATGAAGATGTCCTGGTGGCCGTAGCGCGGGAACACGTGCAGCTGGTGGCGGCCCGGCACCAGCCGCTCGAGCCGCGCATGGCACTGGATGATCGAATCGGCGAACACCCGGTTCTCCTGGCCCTGCACCAGCAGCATCGGCGTCGCGATGCCGGCCGCGCGCTCGAAATAGTTGTCCGGCAGCGCGGCGTAGCGCGGGTCGCCCGGCTGCCATTTCACCGCCTCGTGCTTGCTGTTCACCATCTTCAGCACGTGGCGGTAGTAGTGGGCGCTGATGCCGCCGAACAGGTCGCCGAGCCGGTCGTGCGTCACCCGGGCCATGTTCTCGTGCAGGAACAGCGCCGGCTTGCCGGCCCCCACATGAAGCTGAGCATGTGGCAGGCCGACGAATCGCACTCGTGATGGTAGAGGTCGACCCCCATCGCCAGCAGCTTGCCCGGCGACCAGGCCTGCTGGTGGCGCCAGCGCGGATTGACGTACTCGGCGCCCAGCAGCCAGTCGCAGAACAGCGGCCCGAGCGCGAGCTTGACCCGCGACCAGCCCGGCACGTGTGCGCTCAGCGCGATGCTGTTGAGGATCACGCTGCGGACCGAGCCGACCAGGCCGGCCGCCAGGCTCATGGCGAAGGTCAGCGCGCCGACGCAGTGGGCGATCACGTGGATGCGGCGGTTCGGCCCGACCAGCCGGCGCAGCGTGGCGATGGCGGCCGGATGGTCGTACAGCGCCAGGTCGTCGAGGTTGGCGCGGCTGCGCGACAGGTTGTAGGGAAAGCGGTTGCTGCCGCGGTGGTCGAGCGTGAACACGTCGCCCCAGCCGGCGTCGAGCAGTTCCTGAACCAGGTTGCGGTGCTCGGGCATGATGAACATGTCGGACGAGGTGGTGAGCCCATGCACGATCAGCACCACGTCGTCGCAGTCGGCGCGGCGGAAGCGGGTGAGATCGAGGCCCAGGCCGTCGCCGGTGCTGAACGGATGGTGGCTGATGTCGGCGCCGCGCACGCCCTCGGTGGTGAAGCGGGCGTAGACGCGCGGCGCCTCGCGCGGGCCTGGCGGCAGCGAGGGGCCGTAGACCTCCCACAGCGATCCGGCGAAGAAGCGGCCGAAGGCCGCCAGCCCGGCCGGGCTCGGCCGGCCGGCCGCATCGGTGGCGCGCAGGCTCTGCAGCACCTTCATGAAGTCGACCACGCCGAGGCTGAGGATGCCGGTGGCCAGCAGCTCGGCCTGCGCCTCGTCCTCGCGCGCCAGGTGGCCGGCGTAGAGATTGGTGTACAGCGTGGTGGTGTCGCGCCACAGGTCGAAGCCGAAATGGTGCTGCACCTCCTTCTGGCCGGCGAAGGTGAAGGCGTGGCCGTCGTCGTTGCGGCACAGCACGCGGTAGACCATCACCTTGCGCTCGCGGTCGGCGGTGTCCGGCATCAGCTGGAACAGGCCCGATTCGATCGCGGCGCGGCCGCCGACCAGCGGACCCTCGACATGGCCGACCAGCCGGCCGGCGCGCTCGGGCGAGGCGAGGAAGGCGGCGACGTCGTCGACCTCGACCTCGACGTGCAGCGACAGCGCGAGTCCCGCCGCGCGGCCGGCCTCGAAGCCATCCTCGAAGGTATTGCCGCCGAGGCTGGCGTAGCCGCTCATCACCTCGGCGAAGCGGATGCCGACTCCCTCTAGATCCTGGTTCATTTCACTCTCCGGATTCATCTGTAGTTATGGGCATGACGGCGGCCGCGGCCCGGCTGCGTCGGATGGCAGCAGGGGACCGCCGGGCCCGGCCAACTGCCGGCCGGGCGCATCGGGTCGTCGTCGGAGCGGCTCGGGCCGCGTCTTGTAGGGATTCCGCCGTGGGCCCGCGTCTATGCGCGATGCCGCCTGCGTTGCGAAGCGTGCCGGCCGTGCTTCAGGCCAGCGTGTCGTCGGGCGCCAGCCCGGTCAGGTCGTGCGCGATCCACTCGGCCAGCGCGGTGATGGTGGCGGCCGGGTTGGCGCCGAGCGCGGTCGGCATCAGGCTGCCGTCGGCGACGTAGAGCCCGCGGTAGCCGAACACCTGGCCGCGCTCGCCGGCCCGTGCGCTGACCACGCCGTGCTCGGGCGTATCGGCCAGCGCGCAGCCGCCGAGCGGGTGCACCGTCACGTTGCGGCCGGCCAGCCAGGTCGGCAGCGGCAGGAAGATACGTGCGCCGATGAACTTCGCGAAGCGCCGGTTCAGCGCGAGGATCGCCCGGTACAGCGGCAGGCTGGTCGATTGCGGCCAGTCGAGGTCGAGCCAGCCGGCCGGGTTGAGGCTGAATCGGCCGTCGCCGCGGTCGCGTCCCATGCACAGCAGTACCGCGCTGCGCTGGGTCAGGTCGTTGCCGAGCAGTTCGTTCAGTGCGCCGCCGAGGCGCTGGCTGGCCTGGCCGGCGGCGCGGCCGGTCAGGTAGCGGAAGGCCGAGCGCAGGAACTGCTTGAAGCTGTCCCACGGCTCGATCGCCGGCCGTGCCGCTGCCATGGCCCAGGCCGCGTGGGTCGGGATGCTGGCGTCCTCGAGGATGAAGGCGCGCTCGGGGTCGATGCGCTCGAACAGGTGGTGATCGGTGTACTGGGTGATCACCGGGCCCCGGGTGCTGTCCATCTGCGTCTCGCCGTCGAGCGCGAAGGCCAGGAAGTCGCCGTTGCCGGAAAAACGCCGGCCCAGCGCCGGGCTCAGCGCCGGCAGGCTGCGGTGGACGTCGCGGCAGCGCAGCAGCAGCTCGTTGCTGCCCAGCGTGCCGGCCGACACCACCACCCGCCGGGCGGTGACCGACTGCACGCGGCCGGCGGCCAGGTCGTCGAATTCGACGCGGTAGCCGTGGCTGCCGTCGCCGGCCGGATCGTCGCGGCCGTCGGCGTCGAGCGGCACGATGCGGCCGGCGCGGCACAGCGTGCGCAGCACCAGGCCGTGCTTCTCGCGGGCGACGTGGATGTAGTTGAGGTCGGTGGTGTTCTTGGCGCGCACGTTGCAGCCGAGGTCGCACTCGCCGCAATAGGTGCACGACGTCTGCCGGGCGCCGTAGCGGTTGGTCTCCTGAACGCCCATCTCGGTCGGCGCGGCGGCGCCGTTGTAGCTGTAGCCCTGGCCGAAGAACACCGCGATCTCGGCCGGCCGGCTGACCAGGCCCTGCTCGGCGGCGAAGCGGGCGAACTCGCCGGTGCGGCGGAGGTGGCGGCGGTCCTGTTCGCCGCCGGCCGGCGGCAGCGCGCGCGCGCCGAGCACCGACTGCGCGATGTCGTAATAGGGCGCCAGCGCGGCGCGGTCGAGCCCGGCCGGCCAGCCGGCGGCGAATACCTCGGGCGCCGGCCGCAGGAAGACGTTGGCGTAGATCAGCGAGCCGCCGCCGAGGCCGGCCGCGGTGACCGTGTCCATCCGGCCGAAGCGGCGCACGTCGAACAGGCCGATCAGCCGGCTGCCGGCCAGCCGGCGCCGGTGTACCTGGCGCGGCCGCGCGATCTCATCCTCGGGCGCCCAGAAGTTGTCGGCCAGGTCGGCCGTACTGCGGGCGAAGCCGCCGAGCGGATAGTCGCGGCCGCGCTCGAGCAGCAGGCCGCGGCCGGGCCAGCGCCGGGCCAGCCGGGCGCTCATCGCACCGCCGCCGAAACCGCTCCCGATGATGACGAATTCATAATCAGGTTCTATGGCCATGACGATCTCATAAGTGGGCTTTCAATAAGGGATAATAGAAAAGAAAAGTGATATTCATCTGCTAGGATGAGACGTTCCGATGCGCGGCCTTGTCCGCTTGCCGCCGTCCATGCGTCCTTTCCTCCGATCCATGCCCGTCCGTATCCACGTCCTGTCCACCTGCCTGTGCGCCTTGCTGCTGGCCGCACTGGCGCTGCTGGCGCCGACGGCCGCTGCGGCCGGACCGCTGCGGCTGGACGACGCGCGCAGTGTCCAGTTGACGCCGCACTTCGAGGTGCTCGAGGACCCGACCGGCCAGCTGACGCTGACCCAGCTGCGCCAGCCGGCCTATGCCGCGGCGTTCGGGCCCTCGCCGGCCGCCGGCGATTCGCTGAACTTCGGCCTCACCCGTTCGGCCTGGTGGCTGCGCCTCACCGTGCGCAATCCGACGCCGGCCCCGCTGCGGCGCATGCTCGAGATCGCCTATGCCCATCACGACCGGATCGAATTCTATCGGCCGGCGCCGGACGGCTACACGCTCGAGGTCAGCGGCCGCGAGCTGCCGTATTCGGCGCGCGGCTACGACAACCGCTTCTTCGTCTTCCCGCTGACGGTGCAGGCCGAGGCGACCGAGACCTACTACCTGCGGATCAATTCCGACGCCTCGCTCGACGTGCCGGCGCGGCTGTGGACGCCTGACGCGTTCGAGCGCCACGTGCGCGACGATTACCTGGGCCAGGCCTGGTACTTCGGCCTGGCGGCCGGGATGATCCTGTTCAATCTCTTGCTGTTCTTCGCCCTGCGCGATCTCAACTATCTGTTCTACGTCGGCTTCTCGCTCGGCGCCGCGCTGTCGATCGCCAGCTACAACGGCATCGCCTACGAGTTCCTGTGGCCCGGGTCGCCCTACTGGTCGAAGATCGGCACGATGATCCTGTTCTCGCTGACCAGCACGGCGCTGATCGGCTTCATGCGCAGGGTGCTGGAGACGCCGCGCGAGCTGCCGCGGCTCGACCGGCTGCTGCTGGTCTTCGTCGGCCTGCACGTGCTGGTGATCGCCGGCTTCTTCGCCTCGTTCCGCCACACCATCATGCCGGCCATCGCGCTCGATTGCCTCACCATGCTGCTGGCGCTGGTGGTCAGCTTCACCTCGCTGCGCAACCGCCAGCGCAGCGCGCCGTACTTCGCGCTGGCCTTCACCGCGCTCCTGGTCGCGGCCGGCATGACCGGGCTGCGCAGCTTCGGCCTGATGCCGACCAACTTCTTCACCGTCAACGGCATGCAGATCGGCTCCTCGCTCGAAATGCTGCTGCTGTCGCTGGCGCTGGCGGCGCGCTTCAACGCGATCCGCGCCGAGAAGGAGCGCGCCCAGCAGGAGCTGGTGGAGACGCTGCAGTCGTCCGAACGGGTGCTGGAGGAGCGGGTGCGCCAGCGCACCCACGAACTGAGCGAGGCCAACGACCGCCTGCTCGAGCAGGAAGGCGCGCTGCGCCAGGCCATGCAGGTGGCCGAGAACGCCTCGCGCATGAAGTCCGAATTCCTGGCCAACATGAGCCACGAGATCCGCACGCCGATGAACGCCATCATCGGCCTGGCCTACCTGGCGCTGAAGACCGAGCTCAGCGCCAAGCAGCGCGACTACGTGAACAAGATCCACCGTGCCGGCGAATC is a genomic window of Chitinimonas koreensis containing:
- a CDS encoding type III secretion system chaperone, which codes for MKSIRTESIIQTLGQRLGLALSFRQGVLILLDEQERQWWIEDDEASGRLLIHTAIERHDEDDEAAGDPAAGERLAHWLALNARPALLQGAWIGLDRATATLRLYAALAEPYVDAARLDARLRELGRLRRELPLPPPRTRFRPQLVFPELLPEFRPA
- a CDS encoding alpha/beta fold hydrolase produces the protein MNQDLEGVGIRFAEVMSGYASLGGNTFEDGFEAGRAAGLALSLHVEVEVDDVAAFLASPERAGRLVGHVEGPLVGGRAAIESGLFQLMPDTADRERKVMVYRVLCRNDDGHAFTFAGQKEVQHHFGFDLWRDTTTLYTNLYAGHLAREDEAQAELLATGILSLGVVDFMKVLQSLRATDAAGRPSPAGLAAFGRFFAGSLWEVYGPSLPPGPREAPRVYARFTTEGVRGADISHHPFSTGDGLGLDLTRFRRADCDDVVLIVHGLTTSSDMFIMPEHRNLVQELLDAGWGDVFTLDHRGSNRFPYNLSRSRANLDDLALYDHPAAIATLRRLVGPNRRIHVIAHCVGALTFAMSLAAGLVGSVRSVILNSIALSAHVPGWSRVKLALGPLFCDWLLGAEYVNPRWRHQQAWSPGKLLAMGVDLYHHECDSSACHMLSFMWGPASRRCSCTRTWPG
- a CDS encoding GMC oxidoreductase — its product is MAIEPDYEFVIIGSGFGGGAMSARLARRWPGRGLLLERGRDYPLGGFARSTADLADNFWAPEDEIARPRQVHRRRLAGSRLIGLFDVRRFGRMDTVTAAGLGGGSLIYANVFLRPAPEVFAAGWPAGLDRAALAPYYDIAQSVLGARALPPAGGEQDRRHLRRTGEFARFAAEQGLVSRPAEIAVFFGQGYSYNGAAAPTEMGVQETNRYGARQTSCTYCGECDLGCNVRAKNTTDLNYIHVAREKHGLVLRTLCRAGRIVPLDADGRDDPAGDGSHGYRVEFDDLAAGRVQSVTARRVVVSAGTLGSNELLLRCRDVHRSLPALSPALGRRFSGNGDFLAFALDGETQMDSTRGPVITQYTDHHLFERIDPERAFILEDASIPTHAAWAMAAARPAIEPWDSFKQFLRSAFRYLTGRAAGQASQRLGGALNELLGNDLTQRSAVLLCMGRDRGDGRFSLNPAGWLDLDWPQSTSLPLYRAILALNRRFAKFIGARIFLPLPTWLAGRNVTVHPLGGCALADTPEHGVVSARAGERGQVFGYRGLYVADGSLMPTALGANPAATITALAEWIAHDLTGLAPDDTLA